A window of Vicia villosa cultivar HV-30 ecotype Madison, WI unplaced genomic scaffold, Vvil1.0 ctg.001871F_1_1, whole genome shotgun sequence contains these coding sequences:
- the LOC131636955 gene encoding mini zinc finger protein 3-like, translating into MKKRQVVAKTSSSITRNIRYGECQKNHAANIGGYAVDGCREFMASTGEEGTCGALTCAACGCHRNFHRREVQTEVVCEYSPPNSGR; encoded by the coding sequence ATGAAGAAGAGACAAGTTGTGGCTAAGACTTCATCTTCAATTACAAGAAATATTCGATACGGTGAGTGCCAGAAGAATCATGCAGCAAATATTGGAGGGTATGCTGTGGATGGTTGCAGGGAGTTCATGGCTAGCACAGGAGAAGAAGGAACATGTGGGGCTCTTACATGTGCTGCTTGTGGTTGTCACAGGAACTTTCATAGAAGGGAAGTGCAAACTGAAGTTGTTTGTGAGTACTCTCCACCTAATTCTGGTCGATGA